TGCTGCACTTGCTTCTGAAGATCTGTGTAACAAAGCTGAGATTTACATCGTCTTCTACAAAATTTGGCACTCCAGTTCCTTTTAATTTTGATGTAGACTGAGTATGCTGGTCCCTtagacagctttgaaaatgtcagccttACAGTGTGTTAAAAAACAGGAAGGGATTTTTAGGAGCATTTCTATGATTTGTAGAACTCCAGATAGATAGATGtggctgtgtggggatggggagagacacaGACGTTCACAAAAGCCATGGAGCAAGCATGCAGATGTATTTGTAGATGTATGTCCATTCAGACTCACGTGTGATTCCTACAGCTGCTACACATCAATGTTCAGGCATTTGACCCCCTCTCATTTTTTTCAGAGCTGccttcacctccttgttcctcagcgTATAGATAGCCGGGTTCAGCATGGGCATGACCACATTGCCAAAGATCTGCACAGCAGTCATCAGCATTTTGCTTAGGTGGGGCTGAGTGTAGACCGGTGCGCAGGGACCAAAGAACAGCGTCACCATCACCAGATGCGAGGTGCAAGTGGAGGCCACTTTGCGCCACCCTTCGGCCGAATACATATTCAAGACAAAATAGATGATCCTGATGTAGGATGTGAGAATGAGGAGGAAGCAAGTTATGGGCACCAGACCAGTGTTTGTCAAGGTCACGGTCTCAATGATGTACGTGTCTGCACAGGCCAGCTTGACCACCGGGaagatgtcacagaagaaatagTCCCCCACATTGGATCCACAGTAGGGCAGCATGAAGGCCAGCCTGGTGAGAATGGTGGTGTGGAAGGAGCTGGTGATCcaggtgccagcggccaaaagggcGCACACCCTCCGGTTCATGATGAGCCGGTAGCGCAGCAGGTGGCAGATGGCTACGTACTGGTCGTAGGCCATGACGGTGTAGAGTAGGCACTCGCTGCTGCCCAGGAAGTGGTAGAAGAAGATCTGGGACATGCACCCACCTAGCGAGATGACCCTACTCTGAAACCAAAGGTTTGTCAGCATTTTGGGAGTACTGATGGAGGAAAAACCAATGTCCAGCATGGAGagattgcagaggaagaaatacatgagGGTGTGCAAGCAGGGGTCAGTGAGGATGGCTGAGAAGATGAGCAGGTTGCCCAGCAGTGTGCAGAGGTAGAAGGCTAAGAAGATGATGAAGAGGATGGTCTGGAGGCCGTTGGCATCGGGGATCCCTAAGAGGATGAAATGAGTCACCACAGTGTGGTTGACCAGTCCCATGTGGGACTCATTCCTGGGTAGGGGAGAGAAATAATGTCAGTGAGTTACTGAAACAAAGAGACCTATTGTCATACAGCTGCAATGATCACTGTTCCTTCCACTGCCCCCCATTATTCACTGCCATTGGGAGCGGTGTATATTTCAGTCACTGGATTGCCAGTTGGGGTCATGGCCTCACTGGTCTGGCGCTGAtcatagagagagaaaatatctgCCTTGACGATTTTACTGTCCAGAGACAAAGAGACAATGGGGatgtctattctattctattcaagttcttctcttctctcctcacCTACTCCAATTTCTTCAGTTCTATTCTATCTAGGTCCTTACCCCCCCTCTCACCACAGTACCTCAGAGCCTTGCGTTTGTGGCTAGCGTTTCTCACTAGTAGTTTTTTCTCTCTCAGCTTTGAATGACCTGAGCTTTGTTAGAGCTGTGAGTTCTTTGGGGGTATTTATCAgagtagagagagaaggaaatggaAAGAAGGAGAACGGGAAGAACCACAGCCAGAGGTGGTGGAGCTACGGGTGCTGGGAATtcggcagcaccccctggcttaatGTGGTTTTTATCATATCCagggttcacagtttggttcaatggcactCAGCGCCctcactacacaaattgttccagggcCCCTAGACACAGCTTGTCATCGCTGTGCAGTGAACAGCAGGCTGGGCTCTGTAGATGGGACAGGGGTTTTTAAAAGGTCAGATTTGAAGGACAACGATGAAGTGTCTGCATTTTTCCACCGAGTTTCCCAGGCAGGACAGTCACGGGAAGCAGAGATACTGGAGGGTTCTGGTTATGACAGATGGAGAAAGGAAGATAAATGATACAGAGAGAGGCAGGCAGCTACTGCACAGGTGTGGATGGCTGGACTGCTGGATCGATTTCTCTCTAAAGAAAATATTTGGCTGACACCTTCATCGGCATGAGGTAGAGACAGGCAGAgactgagggacagagagagaagaaCTTTACCAAAGCAGGGGCCTTACACTGGTTGCACTGGGAGAGGCCGCTCCAGCTGATGGGAATTCTCCCTTTCTGTCTCCCGGTCATGACTCCTCTCTAGAACCATCCAGCTTTCTTATCCCAAACGGCCCATCGCCCAGGAGAGGTGCAGAACCTGGGTGCTTGGTATCCAACCAGGAGACCTAATCTGCAGCATATCACCCCACGCTGCTGCAGACCCCACAGCTTTTTCACAGCTTACAGCCTCCTTACAGCTCTCCCTGGTCTTTAAATCTCCAGCGGGCCCCTCAGGACCAGCATCCTAAATCCCAGTGAGGCTCCTGGTCTGAGAACTTGGTTGAGTCTCCAATTAATGGAGATTGGGCATCATTTCAGCTAACGCTCATGGACCTCTGGGACTGGCCCTCAGGCAGCCTCAGTAAGAGTAGTGTCATGGAACCAAATTGGCCAGATCTCCACCTCCACCAAGGTCCAGATTCAAGTCTTGCTCCCCTTGACCTGACTCCTGAGCAATTCCATTGGATTCCCTGGGGCTCCTTCCTCTCCCAGCCTGGCACTTGGTGAAAATCAGGAGTAACACTACTGGAATCACGGGAGCTCTGTAGATAtctaccagctgagaatctgccccagccattggagaggggatgggatgggactTTCATGCTTGTCTAGTCTCTCCAGTTCTGTGACACAAGCCAACAAATTCCCCCCAGGGACATGAAATAGGAGTAAACTGGGCCAGAGGTTgatctggagggctctgcatccAGCACAGCTTTCTCCTGGGGTTGTATGTCCTGCtgttctcctgcccccatctctgtGTCTCTGTGAACATAGGGATGTATTCATGCACTGGAGTGGTTATGtgtgagggtgaaattcacccctgtgtagATGGAGGACAGCCTACGTCCTGCATACGACTTCACATCACTGTTTACAAGATACCAGAGACTCCAAGAAGAGCATTGAGTCATTTGGGGTAGTACAATAGCTCCCAGCAACTCCAGCTTGATCCTGGTACTGTTGTCCTGGATGCCACTCAGACACAGGGCGAGACAGATCCTGCCTGTCAGAGCTCACTAGCTAACCAAACACAGTGAGAATTATCAGCCACATGttacaaggggaaactgaggcacagagcttttcagggtgggattttcaaaggagccagtCTCCCACAACTCATTCCAGTTCACTGGGCATTGGACTCCCAATTCCTACTGGCTGGATGAAACTCTCAATTGGATTGAATTGTCTAAGGTGagaaagggaggttgtggaagagcTGAGAATATGGTCCAGAGTTCCTGGGTTCCAGCCCGAGCACTGGCTGTAACACCCTTCTCTTTTCATGGGGATGACTCTTGCTCTGAGTCTCTCTAAGCCTCAGGCCTGTTCTCTTACCCTCCCCTCTGTGCAATCAGGGTTCAGGAGTCGGGGCCTTTAGAGCATTAGGGCTGATTTCACTGAACCAAAGCTGCTTCTTTACTAGCCAAGAAATTGGAATAATAGACCCACGCCTGGTCTCGGACCTCTACTGTGCATCTGCGCTAAGGGATCAGGAGTGGTTAGCTAAATAGGTGTGAAGTACTTTAATGTGGAGATATCCACAGACCTG
Above is a genomic segment from Gopherus flavomarginatus isolate rGopFla2 chromosome 11, rGopFla2.mat.asm, whole genome shotgun sequence containing:
- the LOC127031757 gene encoding olfactory receptor 958-like; this translates as MGLVNHTVVTHFILLGIPDANGLQTILFIIFLAFYLCTLLGNLLIFSAILTDPCLHTLMYFFLCNLSMLDIGFSSISTPKMLTNLWFQSRVISLGGCMSQIFFYHFLGSSECLLYTVMAYDQYVAICHLLRYRLIMNRRVCALLAAGTWITSSFHTTILTRLAFMLPYCGSNVGDYFFCDIFPVVKLACADTYIIETVTLTNTGLVPITCFLLILTSYIRIIYFVLNMYSAEGWRKVASTCTSHLVMVTLFFGPCAPVYTQPHLSKMLMTAVQIFGNVVMPMLNPAIYTLRNKEVKAALKKMRGGQMPEH